In Oceaniferula flava, the genomic window TACGAAACATCACACCACGCATGGTGCTGGCTCCTCATTTCAAGACCCGTGGCCGTGTGCATAATTCGCTGCCACCCAAAACGTATTGGAACAACATGGGAGCCACTCTGAAGGTGATCGATGCCATGATCGGCCGCATGGGAGCTCCTCTGCGTGAGATCACTTCCGCCTATCGCAGCCCTCGCTACAATCGGGCCGTCGGTGGAAAAAGCAGATCTTACCACATGCAGAACCTTGCGCTGGACGTTCAGTTCCGCGGCGTTTCTGCCTCGCACGTGGCCTACGTGGCGAAGCAGCTCCGTAGTCAAGGTGTGTTCAGAGGTGGTGTCGGACGCTACTCAAGTTTCACCCACATCGATACGCGTGGGACTAACGTCAGCTGGTAATCATTTTTTCCGAGTGAACTGCTCCCACTGGGCATCACCGCAACGATTTACATACCCGTTTGCAGCTCTTGCGGACGGGTATTTTGCATATTATCAGCTAGGAGCTTAGCAGACGGTATGTAACATTGAAAACCGTGCAATTCACTCTGGCCGAAGCCTAACTGGCATGCGCAGTGCTTCATTTCCGATATCAACCTCGAACTTGATCTTCAAAAACCTGGAAATGCTAATAAATTTATAGCTCACCTTTCCAAATATTTAAAAGATCTTAACTTTATCGTTGTCAGAGCCTTAACTGCCTGATATAAGAAATCGAAATTCACAAAAAAAACATGAGCCTAACCAACGAAGTCGAGCAGTCAGAGAACAACAAAGATGGGGTGATCTTGGACGCTTACGGTCGCAGACGATTCTTAGGAGTCGCGACAGCTGCTACGGCCGGCGTGCTCTGTGCGTCTCAGGATGCAGAGGCCGGTCTTTTTGGTTATTCTAAGAAACCAGTAGCAGGGATTCCTGATTCTTGGGTCCGACTCAAGGGGACCGATGTCAACCGTTATGCGAATTACGTCAAGAGCCTGAAACTGCGTAATATCACGCCACGCATGGTGCTTGCACCTCACTTTAAAACGCGCGGGCGCACTCACAATTCTCTACCACCAAAGAGCCTTTGGAAAAAAATCGGACCCACGCTCAAAGTCATCGATCGCATGGCCGATGAAATGGGTGCTCCGCTCGAGGCGATCATTTCTGCCTACCGCAGCCCTTATTATAATTACGCCGTTCGCGGTAAATCCCGTTCATTGCACATGGCGAACCAAGCTTGTGACGTCATGTTCCGCGGAGTGTCTCCTTCCCATGTGGCTCGCGTGGCAAGATACCTGCGCGAAAAGCGGAAATTCCAAGGTGGTGTAGGCCGCTACAGCAGCTTCGTCCACGTGGATACTCGAGGCTACAATGCTGATTGGTAAGTTGCTTGCCAGGCACGGCCATCACAATCTGCTTTCTTGTTCGATATCATAACACTAAAAAACCGCTGCTAGCGATCATCCTAGCAGCGGTTTTTTTGTGGAAATTGATAGGCCTGTTTGAGGCGTCTCGTGTTTACTTATTCGGCGGGGGTAGCGTGCAGGTCGAAGCGGATGACCACTTCGTCACGAATCAGGTCGTCTTGCTTACCAGGATACTCAATGCCGAAGTCGCTGCGCTTGATGAAGAAATCGGCAGTGACTTGAATCTTGTCGTCCGATTGATCCACCTTGATAGGAATCGTCAGTGATTTGGTCACGCCGTGCAGGTCGAAGTTTCCAGTCAATTCATGCGTAGCGTCTTTGGGGCCAGATTGTTCCTTGAGACCGGTCACTGTGAACGTGCTGGTGGGGTAGGTAGCGACATCGAAGAAATCTGTATTCTTCAGGTGAGCGGTGAGTTTTTCGTTGTCGGAGAAGGTGCTGTTGAGATCGATGACCACCTGGTGGCCGGCCTCGGAGAGTTGTCCGTCTTGAACATAGAAATGCCCATCGAATTTCTCAAAGCCTCCTTCGTGTGAGCCGGTGACCTTGGAGCCGACGAAGGTGATGGATGAGCCCTCTCCAATGACCCATTTTTGCCCTTGTCCTTGCTCTGTGCTGAGCTTTTTGGCTTCGGAGACTTCGGCTGCGGTGGATGTCTCGGCTGGGTTTTTGCAAGATACGAGAACGAGCGTGGTGGCGGTTGCTGCGGTGAGGATGGTGGTTGTTAGTTTCATGGTTGTTTTGATGTTGAGTTGAGAAGTGCGAGAAATGACTGACGTCCAGCCCAGAGTAAGTAGGCTGATAAGGCAGCGATAATGATGACCGGAGGTGCAAACACGGCGCCGTGTCCTTTGATGAAGAGATTGATGGCGATGATATTGATTACCACAGGGCCGAGAATCAGCAGCCCCCAATTGCGCGATTTAGGGATTACGACCAAGATAGCTCCGAGAATTTCCATCACTTTGAGAAAGTCCAGATAGCCGCTCTGGGAGATGGCGGTGAAAAAGGCCACTGTGTGAGGTCCGGATTCGCCTCCGCTGGGCATTTTCAGAAAGTGAAAGAAGTGATTCAATCCAAACAAGAGAAAGGCAAGTCCAAGCAGGGCTCCTGCTATGTTGGGAAGCTGTTTCATTGGGTAGCGAATGTTGGTGTTCTAGCGAAGCTGGGAAACGAGAGCATCCACGGCTTCATTGAGCTGAGAGGCCAGGTCTTCGTCATTTATTCCCTCGGATCCAAAGGTATCATAAAATTGTGGTAGACTGAAGGTCGCTGCGAGTTCGGCCCCCATCCTCGGAAAGGTGGCTTTTCCTGCCTCCATCACAGTGGCTCCGCCACGGGCTCCCGGTGAACTGCTCAGCAGCAGCATGGGTTTTCCCTGCCAGACTTTCTGTTCGATCCGCGATGCCCAATCGTAGATGTTCTTAAACGCGGCGGTGTACGAGCCATTGTGCTCGGCGAGCGAGAGGATGATGGCGTCGTGGGCAGCAATCAGATCGATAAAACGCTGAGCGTCCTTCGGGGGGCCGTTTTCCTTTTCTTCGTCTTCGCTGTAGATCGGGAGATCGAGGTCGCGGAGGGAGAGCTCAGTGACGTCGGCTTGCTCCAATTGAGAAGCGGCGAGTGCTGCGGCGTGTTTGGCCAGCTGCTGGTTGATGGAGGTGGAGCTGGTAGATGCTCCGAATGCGAGTAGTTTCATCGGTTGGTTGGTTTTGTTAGGTTTAGTGTGGTGGATTATTCGAGTTCAAAAAGAAGAAATTCACTTTCTTCATCGGCGCGAAGCCGTAGCGGGGAATGATCGATGGCAACAGCGTCTCCAGCCTGGAGCGTCTGCCCAGCCAGCTGCACGCGGCCTTGGATCATTTGTAACCAGAGGTGCGGACGATCGTTGTGCGCTGGGTGCTGCCACAGTGCACCGGCTGACAGTTTTCCCAAACTGATGTCTGCGTGCTGGCGAATCTGGAGCGAGCCGTCTCGACCTGTGGCCGAGGCTAACAAGGTTAATGGCTCGTTGCTTTTCCGCTCCGCCGGTTTCAGGTCGGCATAGCGTGGTTCGCCACCTGCTTGCTTCGGAGTAAGCCAGATTTGCAGCAGATGTGCGGCTTCGCTGCCTGGGTTGCGTTCTGCATGCAGCACTCCATCGCCGGCCGACATGTATTGAAATTCACCGGCTTTGATGGTGCGACCATGCCCCATGGAGTCTTGATGCTCCAATTCCCCCGCGATGAGGTAGGTGAAAATCTCCATGGATTCATGGGGGTGCATTCCGAAACCTTGGCCCGGTGCAATGATGTCTTCGTTGATGACGCGAAGGCTGCGATAGCCCATCTGCGCCGGATCGTAGTAGTCGGCGAAGGAAAAGGTGTGCCAGGAGTCGAGCCAGCCGTGCTCGGCGTGCCCGCGGTCACCCGCGCGGCGGATGGTGAGTTTCGAGGTGTTGTTTGTTTTCATGAGCGAACTCTGTCAGAGATTCGCGCTCTTGGCTAATTCCGTAATTTCATGCTTAGCATGTGATTCTTCTATGCTTGAGTATTCACTTTAGCTGATTAAGATATTAGCCGTGAACCTGGAGCATTTGAGAAACTTCATCGAGGTTGCCGTGGAGATGAACATTTCCTCTGCGGCCAAGCGGCTACGACTGACCCAGCCTGCGCTGAGCCGGCAGATGGCGGTGTTTGAGAATGACACTGGTTGGAAGCTGTTTGAGCGGGGCGCGAAATCGATTCGGCTGACGCGCGACGGCGAGGTGGTCGCCCGACTCGGACAGGAGATGCTGGACGGGGTTGATCGAATCCATGCACAAATGCGCCGTGAGATCGAAGGCGCCACCATCCGCATCGCCTATGCTCCATCCTTGGCGGGAGCCATGCTGAAGTTGGCGATTGCGCGATTCACCCAGCTTCATCCGCAGGTGCAGGTTAGTTTGGCCGACTGCAGCACGGAGGAAATGATGGCAGGCCTGGAGCAGGGGAAGTATGACCTGGTGGTGGGCGTGGTGCATGAGCAAGCCGGCGTCGAATGGCAGGCGCTGCGGCAAGAACGTTTCGTCGTGGCGATGCCCAGCGACCACCCGCTGGCCAAAAAGCGCAGCATCCATGCGAGCGATCTCGACCAAGCCAAGCTTCTGCTGCTTTCGCGCACTGATTACCCCGGTTACTGGCAGGAGGTGAGTGCTTACTTCCGAGCCCAGGGGATCAATGCCAAGGTCGCCGGTGAGTTTGACTCCTTATCGAGCATCCAACTGGGAATTGAGGCGAAGATGGGGCTGGCGATGGTGGCCGCGCGGGCGCAGTTGGGCAAGATGGTGAAGCTGAAAAAACTCGATCCCGAACCTGCGCCGATCTGTGTGGCGGCGGGGAGGCGACTCGCGGTAGCTACCGAGCCTCACATCGAGGCCTTTCTGGCCGAGCTGAAAGTGGCAGGCGAACTAGCCTAACATCATCGACGCCTTTTTCACCGCCTCGATGAAGAGATCCACCTCTTCCTCGGTGTTGTATGCGGCGAAGGATGCCCGTGCCGTGCCGGTGATGCCGAAGCGTGCCATCAGTGGCTGACAGCAGTGGTGACCAGTGCGCAGGGCGACTCCCATTTGGTCCATCAGCATGCCGAGATCGTAGTGGTGGTGGCTGCCGATGGAAAAGGAAATGACTGAGGCTTTGTTCGGCGTGGTGCCGTAGATGCGGATGCCGTCGATATCTTGCAGGGCGGCGGTGGCTCGCTCTTGCAGGGTGTTTTCGTGCGCGGCGATGTTTTCCATGCCGAGCGCGTTCATGTAATCAATGGCGGCGGCCATGGCGATGGCTCCTTCGATATCCGGAGTGCCCGCTTCGTATTTGAACGGCAGGTCGTTGTAGGTGGTGTGCTCAAAGGTGACTTCCTTGATCATCTCTCCACCGCCACGCCAGGGTGGTAGGGTATCCAGGATTTCCTCTTTGCCAAATAACACGCCGATGCCTGTGGGCCCGTAGAT contains:
- a CDS encoding YcbK family protein; translated protein: MSLTNEVEQSENNKDGVILDAYGRRRFLGVATAATAGVLCASQDAEAGLFGYSKKPVAGIPDSWVRLKGTDVNRYANYVKSLKLRNITPRMVLAPHFKTRGRTHNSLPPKSLWKKIGPTLKVIDRMADEMGAPLEAIISAYRSPYYNYAVRGKSRSLHMANQACDVMFRGVSPSHVARVARYLREKRKFQGGVGRYSSFVHVDTRGYNADW
- a CDS encoding LysR family transcriptional regulator, translated to MNLEHLRNFIEVAVEMNISSAAKRLRLTQPALSRQMAVFENDTGWKLFERGAKSIRLTRDGEVVARLGQEMLDGVDRIHAQMRREIEGATIRIAYAPSLAGAMLKLAIARFTQLHPQVQVSLADCSTEEMMAGLEQGKYDLVVGVVHEQAGVEWQALRQERFVVAMPSDHPLAKKRSIHASDLDQAKLLLLSRTDYPGYWQEVSAYFRAQGINAKVAGEFDSLSSIQLGIEAKMGLAMVAARAQLGKMVKLKKLDPEPAPICVAAGRRLAVATEPHIEAFLAELKVAGELA
- a CDS encoding YcbK family protein; amino-acid sequence: MKKSLAKRRGGVHTPPAMGEHITNNSNNDLMIGGGIPQHLKPRPLTTAFNRRKFLTTAGIATAGVVIGAPKSDAAFFGLMDDKPVPGIPHAWVQAKGSDVTRYARYVQSLNLRNITPRMVLAPHFKTRGRVHNSLPPKTYWNNMGATLKVIDAMIGRMGAPLREITSAYRSPRYNRAVGGKSRSYHMQNLALDVQFRGVSASHVAYVAKQLRSQGVFRGGVGRYSSFTHIDTRGTNVSW
- a CDS encoding NADPH-dependent FMN reductase, whose amino-acid sequence is MKLLAFGASTSSTSINQQLAKHAAALAASQLEQADVTELSLRDLDLPIYSEDEEKENGPPKDAQRFIDLIAAHDAIILSLAEHNGSYTAAFKNIYDWASRIEQKVWQGKPMLLLSSSPGARGGATVMEAGKATFPRMGAELAATFSLPQFYDTFGSEGINDEDLASQLNEAVDALVSQLR
- a CDS encoding pirin family protein encodes the protein MKTNNTSKLTIRRAGDRGHAEHGWLDSWHTFSFADYYDPAQMGYRSLRVINEDIIAPGQGFGMHPHESMEIFTYLIAGELEHQDSMGHGRTIKAGEFQYMSAGDGVLHAERNPGSEAAHLLQIWLTPKQAGGEPRYADLKPAERKSNEPLTLLASATGRDGSLQIRQHADISLGKLSAGALWQHPAHNDRPHLWLQMIQGRVQLAGQTLQAGDAVAIDHSPLRLRADEESEFLLFELE
- a CDS encoding YceI family protein, which produces MKLTTTILTAATATTLVLVSCKNPAETSTAAEVSEAKKLSTEQGQGQKWVIGEGSSITFVGSKVTGSHEGGFEKFDGHFYVQDGQLSEAGHQVVIDLNSTFSDNEKLTAHLKNTDFFDVATYPTSTFTVTGLKEQSGPKDATHELTGNFDLHGVTKSLTIPIKVDQSDDKIQVTADFFIKRSDFGIEYPGKQDDLIRDEVVIRFDLHATPAE